One genomic window of Nicotiana sylvestris chromosome 10, ASM39365v2, whole genome shotgun sequence includes the following:
- the LOC138879986 gene encoding uncharacterized protein: MGRIEMMFEQMMKKNADSDAQLASHNTSIRNLKAQSGQISQSLNTRPKGALLSDTVVNPKGGKNHVMEVTTRSGRGGDVHSSKQKQIVDDDVEMQEDEFPLMVENVIDENVNEEVRIDIQDVEPPFGTPARFRTFRDGSNSLGKGVLMRLTTPGEEQVSKPDKGKKRKNEALTESPESKKPEVGQPRTDAKVLTLSVAASLHEDDDNGDCPLVQRVRRSVDGLQTVGRKASESGMADVDQTHAKETLEEGLGAVLEPQVGPGIVKKLYDHAFSKIQDELSCCEEELEKLSSELNESKASSAQKEEELSELRASLEGVHQEWTSFAEQDLLLSAQEEVTALSVAKSEADENASSYKRDATANDRAREISEKAKQKLAQAVAHARLQSRRQAFEEASIEGIDLSAEIEKARTLEEESASSTTSDEDFGSDSNGSEGKE; the protein is encoded by the exons atgggtagaattgaaatgatgtttgaacaaatgatgaagaagaatgcggattctgatgcacagttggCTTCCCATAATACCTCAATCAGAAATCTAAAGGCTCAGtcaggccaaatctctcaatccTTGAATAcacgccctaagggtgctctactaagtgatacggtagtgaacccgaagggtgggaaaaATCATGTTATGGAggtaacaacaagaagtgggagaggcggtgatgtgcattcctccaaacaaaagcaaattgtaGATGATGATGTTGAGATGCAAGAAGATGAATTTCCTTTgatggttgaaaatgtgattgatgaaaatgtgaatgaagaagtgaggattgatattcaagatgtcgag CCACCATTTGGTACCCCGGCGCGGTTCAGAACCTTCCGGGATGGATCAAATA GCCTTGGGAAAGGCGTGTTGATGAGACTGACTACTCCTGGTGAAGAACAAGTCTCGAAACCCGACAAGGGCAAGAAGAGGAAGAATGAGGCATTGACCGAGTCTCCTGAATCAAAGAAACCCGAGGTCGGCCAGCCTAGGACTGATGCCAAGGTCTTGACTTTGAGTGTTGCGGCAAGTCTTCATGAGGATGATGATAATGGAGATTGCCCTTTGGTACAAAGAGTAAGACGGAGTGTTGATGGTCTACAAACTGTGGGTCGGAAAGCCTCCGAGTCAGGGATGGCCGATGTGGACCAAACTCATGCTAAAGAGACCCTCGAGGAGGGTTTGGGCGCAGTCCTCGAGCCTCAAGTTGGACCTGGTATA GTCAAGAAATTGTATGACCATGCCTTTTCTAAGATTCAAGATGAGCTTTCATGTTGTGAGGAGGAGCTTGAGAAGCTCTCCTCGGAGCTAAATGAGTCGAAGGCTTCCTCGGCCCAAAAGGAAGAGGAGTTGAGTGAGCTTCGGGCGAGTTTGGAGGGAGTGCACCAGGAATGGACTAGCTTTGCTGAGCAG GATCTTCTTCTAAGTGCTCAAGAGGAGGTCACCGCATTATCTGTAGCCAAGTCTGAGGCCGATGAAAATGCATCCTCATACAAGAGAGATGCCACCGCAAACGATCGAGCCAGAGAGATATCTGAGAAGGCCAAACAAAAGCTGGCTCAGGCCGTTGCTCATGCTCGTCTACAATCTAGGAGGCAGGCCTTTGAGGAAGCAAGCATCGAAGGTATCGATCTCTCTGCTGAGATTGAGAAAGCCAGAACCTTGGAGGAAGAATCGGCATCTTCCACTACTTCGGATGAGGACTTCGGAAGTGATTCAAATGGTAGTGAGGGTAAGGAATAG